In one window of Methanoregula sp. DNA:
- a CDS encoding metallophosphoesterase produces the protein MRLFQLLVFIFLILAVSVCGCTTQSPAPVHTTPAAAVPTTPTGSGDWKFVVFADSPDPAGNTTTGVSPALIPIAKAIAAEKPDLALYMGDLVNGWELTKASPMAGNYTGQFENWMKYVAPIHNYTDGTGIPLYVIRGNHEDGPNQTVMPLLEAYRATAAAGMPSNGPPGEEKLTYSVTHKGAKFLLNDNYIAHNGKKETVNQSWVNEQLTQDTRPFTFVFGHSPAYAVVNDTKENDYSIDTHRTERDIFWKSMVDNNVSAYLCGHAHLYVRSESQGVRQIVSGNAGAHAIAFDPANVDPALTLENPLKTIAKDDQRVGYLVFTVHESTGTFDGVEKQLNPLTGLWETGDTFTLKAR, from the coding sequence ATGCGATTGTTTCAGTTACTTGTATTCATCTTCCTGATACTTGCTGTAAGTGTCTGCGGGTGCACGACCCAGTCACCTGCGCCGGTCCACACGACACCGGCAGCTGCTGTCCCCACAACACCCACAGGGTCCGGGGACTGGAAATTTGTTGTATTCGCAGATTCCCCCGACCCGGCGGGGAACACGACAACCGGTGTCAGTCCGGCCCTCATCCCGATTGCTAAAGCAATCGCCGCGGAGAAGCCGGACCTTGCCCTGTACATGGGTGACCTGGTCAACGGGTGGGAATTAACAAAGGCGTCCCCGATGGCGGGCAATTACACGGGTCAGTTCGAAAACTGGATGAAATACGTTGCTCCTATCCACAATTACACTGACGGTACCGGAATCCCGCTGTATGTAATCCGGGGTAACCACGAGGACGGCCCGAACCAGACTGTTATGCCCCTCCTCGAGGCCTATCGCGCCACTGCAGCTGCCGGTATGCCGTCAAACGGCCCGCCCGGTGAAGAGAAGCTGACATATTCAGTCACGCACAAGGGTGCAAAATTTCTCCTGAATGACAATTATATTGCACACAATGGTAAGAAGGAGACGGTGAACCAGAGCTGGGTCAACGAGCAGCTCACGCAGGATACCCGGCCGTTCACGTTTGTCTTCGGGCATTCTCCCGCATATGCTGTGGTTAACGATACTAAAGAGAATGATTACTCCATCGACACGCATAGAACAGAGCGTGATATCTTCTGGAAGAGCATGGTTGACAACAACGTATCTGCCTATTTATGCGGGCATGCCCACCTGTATGTCAGGAGCGAATCTCAGGGTGTCAGGCAAATAGTCAGCGGGAACGCCGGGGCACACGCGATAGCATTCGATCCTGCAAATGTGGATCCTGCACTTACCCTGGAAAACCCGTTAAAGACAATCGCCAAGGATGACCAGAGAGTCGGCTATCTTGTCTTCACGGTCCATGAAAGTACTGGGACGTTTGATGGTGTTGAGAAACAGTTGAACCCGTTGACCGGTTTGTGGGAAACCGGGGATACGTTCACTCTCAAAGCCCGGTGA
- a CDS encoding PIN domain-containing protein, translating to MKISGLQDCSVFLDTNILIYAFTTTRFTPACEELLEKVRNGVVKGHVNSTVIDEFFHKVLLMQVYTEKGMQPKEAVTFLKQNPERIADFSLPFDVTREVLHDYGIIILDTAPLLDETLAFSQKYGLLFSDALHAASCTHYALDHLVTNDRDFSRVDCISVIAP from the coding sequence ATGAAGATCTCCGGCCTTCAGGATTGTTCCGTATTTCTTGACACCAATATTCTCATCTACGCTTTTACTACTACCCGGTTCACTCCTGCCTGTGAAGAGCTGCTCGAAAAGGTGCGGAATGGTGTGGTGAAGGGCCATGTCAACAGCACCGTCATCGATGAGTTCTTCCACAAAGTCCTGCTCATGCAGGTGTACACCGAAAAAGGCATGCAGCCGAAAGAAGCGGTTACATTCCTGAAACAGAATCCGGAACGGATTGCGGATTTTTCTCTCCCGTTCGATGTAACCCGGGAAGTGCTCCACGATTATGGGATTATCATTCTTGATACTGCTCCACTTCTGGATGAAACTCTTGCATTCTCACAAAAGTACGGTCTCCTCTTCTCCGATGCTCTCCATGCAGCGAGCTGCACGCATTATGCCCTTGATCATCTCGTAACCAATGATCGTGATTTTTCCCGGGTCGATTGTATCTCGGTGATCGCACCGTAA
- a CDS encoding DUF6159 family protein gives MSLVWYSLFAAILALFFFAQFTLQDLPLPSGIPVGAGILPAQGTFLWLLCVISLGLIVECWGVMITIGIMYSVRETSRGRKIDLRESLSFAAQRTVRAYGYILILTVATIIPPTFRAFFPGSIPAGILSGMAGVFELVFAISTLFVIPILAFETESFSASVDRSVSWLKRLWVEIITGALLYLLVSILIFFALVLVWVVPSAAGGSPFTPPERVDAYFIFGAIMVIEMAVLTLLGSIFLFGLYAYAQEGTIPPSFDKSPKTGTNAHAPGRFGRGFDLAKESVGLIRKNTAILIFSLLTGLTIEMEIGTQYLIDLMTGSGAMVNSASVIVAKGSLSWLSLIFTTSFAGHLLGTFVVASLFTVVSVTLAGRIPTVHEGLANAWLHLRTIAAWALLITTVQTAIESARVWYPGGILEIGGSILLVSVYMLTLFVVPVFLFEEKSLREAIVGSAGIVRTYWREISGGLTTIILAFFIMGFIGLIPAIITNPVAPGRSLSGDIALNLIFTAAMILAEILIVCLYLYTKTGQLPEGLKKDRILQSLQHDPHV, from the coding sequence ATGAGCCTTGTATGGTACTCGCTGTTTGCTGCGATCCTGGCGCTTTTTTTCTTTGCGCAGTTCACCCTTCAGGATCTCCCCCTCCCCAGCGGTATCCCCGTTGGTGCAGGGATCCTTCCGGCCCAGGGAACATTCCTGTGGCTTCTTTGTGTCATCTCGCTTGGCCTGATCGTTGAATGCTGGGGAGTCATGATCACTATCGGCATTATGTACTCTGTCAGAGAGACGTCCCGTGGAAGGAAGATCGATCTCCGGGAAAGCCTCTCGTTTGCCGCACAGCGGACGGTTCGTGCGTACGGGTACATCCTCATTCTTACAGTCGCGACTATCATTCCCCCGACGTTCCGGGCGTTTTTCCCCGGGTCCATCCCAGCCGGGATCCTGAGCGGGATGGCAGGTGTTTTTGAGCTGGTCTTTGCAATTTCAACCCTCTTTGTTATCCCTATCCTTGCGTTCGAAACTGAGAGTTTTTCCGCGAGTGTGGATAGATCCGTATCCTGGCTGAAACGGTTATGGGTTGAAATTATCACCGGGGCACTTCTCTATCTTCTGGTATCCATCCTGATCTTTTTCGCACTCGTGCTCGTCTGGGTTGTACCTTCAGCGGCGGGCGGTTCGCCATTCACTCCACCCGAACGCGTCGATGCGTATTTCATCTTCGGTGCGATAATGGTCATCGAAATGGCAGTTCTCACACTGCTGGGGAGTATCTTCCTTTTCGGACTCTATGCGTACGCACAAGAGGGCACAATCCCTCCGTCGTTTGACAAATCTCCGAAAACCGGTACAAATGCCCACGCGCCCGGCCGGTTCGGCCGGGGATTCGATCTTGCGAAGGAGAGCGTGGGCCTTATCCGGAAGAACACTGCCATCCTTATTTTTTCCCTTCTGACCGGTCTGACGATCGAGATGGAGATTGGAACGCAGTATCTTATCGATCTCATGACCGGGAGTGGTGCGATGGTTAATTCAGCTTCTGTCATTGTTGCGAAGGGATCCTTATCGTGGCTATCTCTCATCTTCACAACGAGTTTTGCCGGCCACCTGCTCGGAACATTTGTGGTCGCCAGCCTGTTCACCGTTGTATCGGTTACTCTCGCGGGCCGGATCCCGACTGTCCATGAGGGTCTGGCAAATGCCTGGCTGCACCTGCGGACCATTGCCGCATGGGCACTCCTCATCACCACTGTTCAGACCGCTATTGAATCTGCACGTGTCTGGTACCCCGGGGGAATCCTGGAGATCGGGGGATCGATCCTTCTCGTTTCCGTGTACATGCTGACCCTGTTTGTAGTTCCAGTCTTTCTGTTCGAGGAGAAGAGTCTCCGTGAGGCAATAGTCGGTTCTGCGGGGATCGTCCGGACGTACTGGCGGGAGATCTCCGGCGGACTCACAACCATTATCCTGGCGTTCTTCATCATGGGATTTATTGGCCTCATCCCGGCGATAATTACAAACCCGGTGGCTCCCGGTCGTAGTCTTTCCGGGGATATCGCACTCAACCTCATCTTTACAGCGGCCATGATTTTAGCAGAAATCCTCATCGTATGCCTCTACCTGTACACAAAAACCGGCCAGCTGCCTGAAGGGCTGAAAAAAGACAGAATATTGCAGAGCCTTCAGCATGACCCGCATGTCTGA